A genome region from Jeongeupia sp. HS-3 includes the following:
- a CDS encoding GFA family protein, protein MIYRGSCHCGRIAFDVEGEIGTVIECNCSICRRRGHLLWFVPRASLKLVTPEADLSTYTFNKHVIQHHFCPTCGCGPFGRGSDPAGNEIAAVNVRCLEGIEPASLQIQQYDGRSK, encoded by the coding sequence ATGATCTATCGCGGCAGCTGTCATTGCGGGCGCATTGCGTTCGACGTCGAAGGCGAAATCGGTACGGTGATCGAATGCAACTGTTCGATCTGCCGGCGCCGCGGCCACCTGCTGTGGTTCGTGCCGCGCGCCAGCCTCAAGCTGGTGACGCCGGAAGCGGACCTGAGCACGTACACCTTCAACAAACACGTGATTCAGCACCATTTCTGTCCGACTTGCGGCTGCGGCCCGTTCGGGCGCGGCAGCGATCCGGCCGGCAACGAGATCGCGGCGGTGAATGTGCGCTGCCTTGAGGGCATCGAGCCCGCCAGCCTGCAGATCCAGCAGTACGACGGCCGCAGCAAATAG
- a CDS encoding phosphocholine-specific phospholipase C gives MNRRHFLKYGGVGAALSALPLSLQKVLAAGTPSGGSLASVAHVVILSQENRAFDHYLGTLNGVRGYNDPHPLRLPDGSSVFAQKSAAGKVIWPFRLNGATTNGQCMVDVAHSWTDGRQAFNAGVMDKWIPNKGNNGMAYYTRADIPFHHALSDAFTTCDHYFCSANTSTNPNRLFLMSGANGQGQWANGASMNNDESKPFTWTTYAERLEAAGISWKMYQEQDNYDDNALAWFSNFKNAATTSPLYQKGMVRRARNAFAQDVANDALPAVSWIIAPAALSEHPHYSPNVGGDYAKIFLDALASNPAVWAKTVFIYTYDENGGIFDHVVPPTPPIGTTNEWNSGYPLGLGHRIPTWLISPWSVGGWVHSQASDHTSTLRFLERFTGVQEPNISAWRRSVCGDLMDGFDFAASGYGFPSSLPNTATLASDANFACASLPAAVPNGEVSAPGVESGGARPLRPVAVQPDLNASVDPASKKLTLSFANGGTQGAAFDIHGYGTLTFAPIFVTVPAAGSQTQIIDASAVSSGRFDIAVHGPNSFYRRFAGSLLPSALQGGAYPQVSVVPNPAGGVVSVSIQNRAAVAITVNIDDYLVGQRTPQVIAANATVTLSLATRSNWYDFMLLVAGDTGNTFVYEYCGHIEGGTSMTFPGRLGIAGVTPSPTPAPTPTPVPGAGAGAGFTAALLSGMSHYYRFEGNGSDEAGSAALSSTGPVAYPAAGKFGGGIRLDALQAAAAFLPFDMSGGNFTLGFWVRMPTNMGTTMTSIVANKDWASGKNAGISIGHSGDGRFKFNIGDGTNRADGYLAMVTGSWVYVAIAVDTATRTMRCYASNAAGSVAEAVLSYANVSGNIVPSFGRWALNEDGRGTYYSRYPAERFLIEFDDLAVWGRALVASDIQAIASANQPIQTLRTAPTPAPSAWGAALLGGLAHYHRFDADGSDDVAGSTATVTGPVTYPAAQYGNGIRLDALQAAAAFLPYDVSAASNAFTFACWVKMPSNMGTRMTSIVANKDWATGKNAGFSIGASGDGRFKFNVGDGTNRADGYLAMPLDIWCYVAICVDKAAKTMRCYASQSATDVRETVVSFSNVTGNVVPSYGRWALNEDARGDYYSRTPAERFAIAFDDVAVWTRALGVDEIKAVAASGQPLASLRAVPAPMMMSVTSTCAAEWGSAAAYDAGATVGYNGRNYRAKWWTQGERPDTNSGSAKPWEDLGSC, from the coding sequence ATGAATCGACGGCATTTCCTCAAGTACGGTGGGGTCGGTGCGGCGCTGAGCGCTTTGCCGCTCAGCCTGCAAAAAGTCCTGGCCGCCGGCACGCCTTCGGGCGGCAGCCTGGCCTCGGTGGCGCATGTGGTGATCCTGAGTCAGGAGAACCGTGCGTTCGACCATTACCTCGGCACGCTCAACGGCGTGCGCGGCTACAACGATCCGCACCCCTTGCGCCTGCCCGACGGCAGCAGCGTGTTTGCGCAGAAGAGCGCCGCCGGCAAGGTGATCTGGCCGTTCCGGCTCAATGGCGCCACCACCAATGGTCAATGCATGGTCGATGTCGCCCATAGCTGGACCGACGGCAGGCAGGCGTTCAATGCCGGCGTGATGGACAAATGGATTCCCAACAAGGGCAATAACGGCATGGCGTATTACACCCGCGCCGATATCCCGTTCCACCATGCGCTGTCCGATGCGTTCACCACCTGCGATCACTATTTCTGTTCGGCCAATACCAGTACCAATCCGAACCGGCTGTTCCTGATGTCGGGCGCCAATGGCCAGGGACAATGGGCCAATGGCGCGTCGATGAACAACGACGAGAGCAAACCCTTTACCTGGACGACCTACGCCGAGCGGCTCGAAGCGGCCGGCATCTCGTGGAAGATGTATCAGGAGCAGGATAATTACGACGACAACGCGCTGGCGTGGTTCAGCAATTTCAAAAATGCCGCCACGACATCGCCGCTGTATCAAAAGGGCATGGTGCGCCGCGCACGCAACGCCTTCGCGCAGGATGTCGCCAACGATGCCTTGCCGGCGGTGAGCTGGATCATCGCCCCGGCGGCGCTGTCCGAGCATCCGCACTACAGCCCCAATGTCGGCGGCGATTACGCCAAGATCTTTCTCGATGCGCTTGCCAGCAACCCGGCGGTATGGGCCAAGACGGTATTCATTTACACCTATGACGAAAATGGCGGCATCTTCGACCACGTGGTACCGCCAACACCGCCGATCGGCACGACCAATGAATGGAACAGCGGCTATCCGCTGGGCCTTGGCCACCGCATCCCGACCTGGCTGATCTCGCCATGGAGCGTCGGCGGCTGGGTACATAGTCAGGCCAGCGATCACACGTCGACCTTGCGTTTCCTCGAGCGCTTTACCGGCGTGCAGGAGCCGAACATCAGCGCGTGGCGCCGCAGCGTGTGCGGCGATTTGATGGATGGCTTCGACTTTGCCGCCAGCGGCTATGGCTTCCCCTCCAGCTTGCCGAATACCGCGACGCTGGCGAGCGATGCGAACTTCGCCTGCGCCAGCCTGCCGGCGGCCGTTCCCAATGGCGAGGTGTCGGCACCGGGGGTCGAAAGTGGCGGCGCCCGGCCGTTGCGGCCGGTGGCGGTGCAACCCGATCTCAACGCCAGCGTCGATCCCGCGAGCAAGAAGCTGACACTGTCGTTCGCCAATGGCGGAACGCAGGGCGCGGCGTTCGATATCCACGGCTACGGCACGCTGACCTTTGCACCCATCTTCGTCACCGTGCCCGCCGCCGGCAGCCAGACCCAGATCATCGATGCCAGCGCGGTCAGCTCGGGGCGCTTCGATATTGCCGTGCACGGCCCCAACAGCTTTTACCGTCGTTTCGCCGGCAGCCTGCTGCCGAGCGCATTGCAGGGGGGCGCGTATCCGCAGGTGAGCGTGGTGCCGAATCCGGCCGGCGGCGTGGTGAGTGTGAGCATCCAGAACCGCGCGGCCGTGGCGATCACCGTCAACATCGACGACTACCTCGTCGGCCAGCGCACGCCGCAAGTCATTGCCGCCAATGCCACGGTGACGCTGTCGCTGGCGACGCGCAGCAACTGGTACGACTTCATGCTGCTGGTCGCCGGCGACACCGGCAATACCTTCGTTTACGAGTATTGCGGCCATATCGAAGGCGGCACGAGCATGACCTTTCCGGGCCGGCTCGGCATCGCCGGGGTGACGCCGAGCCCGACGCCCGCACCGACCCCCACGCCAGTGCCCGGCGCGGGGGCGGGGGCGGGTTTCACCGCTGCTTTGCTCAGCGGCATGAGTCATTACTACCGCTTTGAAGGCAACGGCAGCGACGAGGCCGGCAGCGCCGCATTGAGCAGCACCGGCCCGGTGGCGTACCCGGCGGCTGGGAAATTCGGCGGCGGCATCAGGCTCGACGCGCTGCAGGCCGCCGCGGCCTTTCTGCCGTTCGACATGAGCGGCGGCAATTTCACCCTGGGCTTCTGGGTCAGGATGCCGACCAATATGGGCACGACCATGACCAGCATCGTCGCCAACAAGGACTGGGCGAGCGGCAAGAACGCCGGCATCTCGATCGGTCATTCGGGCGATGGCCGCTTCAAGTTCAATATCGGCGACGGCACCAACCGCGCCGACGGCTATCTGGCCATGGTCACCGGCAGTTGGGTCTATGTGGCGATCGCCGTCGATACCGCGACCAGAACGATGCGCTGCTATGCCAGTAATGCCGCCGGCAGCGTCGCCGAGGCCGTGCTCAGCTACGCCAATGTCAGCGGCAATATCGTCCCGAGCTTTGGCCGCTGGGCGCTGAACGAAGACGGCCGCGGCACCTATTACAGCCGCTATCCGGCCGAGCGTTTCCTTATCGAGTTCGACGATCTGGCCGTATGGGGCAGGGCGCTGGTGGCGAGCGACATCCAGGCGATCGCCTCGGCCAACCAGCCGATCCAGACCTTGCGGACCGCGCCGACGCCGGCGCCATCGGCTTGGGGCGCTGCCTTGCTGGGCGGGCTGGCGCATTACCACCGCTTTGACGCCGACGGCAGCGACGACGTCGCCGGCAGTACCGCAACCGTCACCGGCCCGGTGACGTATCCGGCCGCGCAGTACGGCAACGGCATCCGCCTCGATGCATTGCAGGCCGCCGCCGCTTTCCTGCCCTACGACGTCAGCGCGGCCAGTAACGCGTTCACCTTCGCTTGCTGGGTGAAGATGCCCTCAAACATGGGCACCAGGATGACCAGCATCGTTGCCAACAAGGACTGGGCGACCGGCAAGAACGCCGGCTTCTCGATCGGTGCGTCGGGCGACGGCCGCTTCAAGTTCAATGTCGGCGACGGCACCAACCGTGCCGACGGCTATCTGGCGATGCCGCTCGATATCTGGTGCTACGTGGCGATCTGCGTCGACAAGGCGGCCAAGACCATGCGCTGCTACGCCAGCCAATCGGCGACCGATGTGCGCGAAACCGTCGTCAGTTTCAGCAACGTCACCGGCAATGTGGTGCCGAGCTACGGGCGCTGGGCGCTGAACGAAGACGCGCGCGGCGATTATTACAGCCGCACCCCGGCAGAGCGTTTCGCCATCGCCTTCGACGACGTTGCCGTATGGACGCGTGCGCTGGGCGTCGACGAGATCAAGGCGGTCGCCGCCTCGGGCCAGCCGCTGGCGAGCCTGCGTGCCGTACCGGCACCAATGATGATGAGCGTGACGTCGACCTGCGCCGCCGAATGGGGGTCGGCCGCCGCCTACGATGCCGGGGCAACCGTCGGCTACAACGGCCGCAACTACCGCGCCAAATGGTGGACACAGGGCGAACGCCCCGATACCAACAGCGGCAGCGCCAAACCGTGGGAGGATCTCGGTAGCTGCTGA
- a CDS encoding MarC family protein encodes MLQTITAFLGNILLVVAALMPILNPPGHAPIFLSMTTAYNEQEKAILARRVGIYSFFLILVSMFTGSYVLNFFEVSLPIIRVAGGLLVAAAGWKLLSDEGKNSNRKLEEQAVALEHSAEELRSRAFYPLTFPITVGPGTITVAITLGAGLKGPGLLHRLDMPIASIIATALVAYSLYFCYRYAERIMRLLGSTGTIVFLRLSAFILFCLGVQIVWDGASALLADFVAHSAPALLHR; translated from the coding sequence ATGCTGCAAACGATCACCGCCTTCCTCGGCAACATCCTGCTGGTTGTCGCCGCGCTGATGCCCATCCTCAATCCGCCGGGGCACGCGCCGATTTTTCTGTCGATGACCACCGCGTACAACGAGCAGGAAAAAGCCATCCTCGCCCGCCGCGTGGGCATCTACAGCTTCTTCCTGATTCTGGTGAGCATGTTCACCGGCAGCTATGTGCTGAATTTTTTCGAGGTTTCGCTGCCGATCATCCGCGTTGCCGGCGGCCTCTTGGTCGCCGCGGCCGGGTGGAAGCTGCTGTCGGACGAAGGCAAGAACAGCAACCGCAAGCTGGAAGAACAGGCGGTGGCGCTGGAGCACAGCGCCGAGGAGCTGCGCTCGCGCGCCTTCTATCCGCTGACCTTTCCGATCACCGTCGGCCCCGGCACGATCACCGTCGCCATCACGCTCGGCGCCGGCCTCAAGGGCCCGGGCCTGCTGCACCGGCTGGACATGCCGATCGCCAGCATCATCGCCACCGCGCTCGTCGCCTACTCGCTGTACTTCTGCTACCGCTACGCCGAACGCATCATGCGGCTGCTCGGCAGCACCGGCACCATCGTGTTCCTGCGGCTGTCGGCCTTCATCCTGTTCTGCCTCGGCGTGCAGATCGTCTGGGATGGCGCGAGTGCGCTGCTAGCGGATTTCGTTGCGCACTCGGCGCCGGCGTTGCTACACCGCTAA
- a CDS encoding transposase, with protein MRYRRARLEGGTYFFTVNLADRRQDLLIRHIDGLRQVMRKVQVTHPFQIVAMVVLPDHLHAIWSLPLGDADYSLRWSLIKAGFSRQLPRVELVRESRSRKRERGVWQRRYWEHQIRDEADLQAHVDYIHINPVKHGHAHRAVDWPYSSVHRYVAAGLLAADWGGESDVEGRFGEQGGAG; from the coding sequence ATGCGCTATCGACGGGCTCGTTTGGAAGGAGGCACTTATTTCTTCACGGTCAATCTGGCTGACCGCCGCCAAGACTTGCTGATTCGCCATATTGATGGCTTACGGCAAGTTATGCGAAAAGTGCAGGTGACACACCCATTTCAGATTGTTGCCATGGTGGTGTTGCCAGACCATCTGCATGCCATCTGGTCTTTGCCGCTTGGTGACGCTGATTATTCCCTGCGTTGGTCGCTGATCAAGGCCGGATTTTCCCGGCAGCTTCCCAGAGTCGAGCTTGTTCGCGAAAGTCGAAGCCGCAAGCGAGAACGGGGCGTTTGGCAACGGCGGTATTGGGAACATCAAATCCGGGATGAAGCGGATTTGCAGGCGCATGTCGATTACATTCACATCAACCCGGTCAAACATGGTCATGCCCATCGAGCCGTGGATTGGCCTTACTCAAGCGTGCATCGCTATGTTGCCGCAGGGTTGTTGGCGGCAGATTGGGGTGGTGAATCGGATGTGGAAGGGCGTTTTGGTGAGCAGGGGGGAGCGGGGTGA
- a CDS encoding DsbC family protein: MKLTRITKSLAVIGMVALTACSAQADSKTDIKQIRQKLASTLQGRDITAVNASPIKGVYEVVIANRQIVYTDAQANFVIVGDMVDVAKKESVTERRMAELMKTDFSKLPMDQAIKEVRGNGARKLAVFSDPDCPFCKRLEQESLKGVDNVTIYTFLFPLNIHPDAERKSKLMWCADDKAAAWSNFMNDGKLPEGKADCPNPIAKNLALGESLGITGTPALIFGSGRIVSGAIPRQQIEQLLDGK; encoded by the coding sequence ATGAAGTTGACCCGCATCACCAAGAGCCTCGCCGTCATCGGCATGGTCGCGCTGACCGCTTGTTCGGCGCAGGCCGATAGCAAGACCGATATAAAGCAGATTCGCCAGAAGCTGGCCTCGACGCTGCAAGGCCGCGACATCACCGCGGTGAACGCCAGCCCGATCAAGGGCGTGTACGAAGTGGTGATCGCCAATCGCCAGATCGTTTACACCGACGCGCAGGCCAACTTCGTCATCGTCGGCGATATGGTCGACGTGGCCAAGAAGGAAAGCGTCACCGAGCGCCGCATGGCCGAGCTGATGAAGACCGATTTCAGCAAGCTGCCGATGGATCAGGCGATCAAGGAAGTGCGGGGCAATGGCGCCCGCAAGCTGGCGGTGTTCTCCGACCCGGATTGCCCGTTCTGCAAACGACTGGAGCAGGAAAGCCTGAAGGGCGTCGACAACGTCACCATCTACACCTTCCTGTTCCCGCTCAACATCCACCCGGATGCCGAGCGCAAGTCCAAGCTGATGTGGTGTGCCGACGACAAGGCTGCGGCGTGGAGCAACTTCATGAACGACGGCAAGCTGCCCGAAGGCAAGGCCGATTGCCCGAACCCGATCGCCAAGAACCTGGCGCTGGGCGAATCGCTCGGCATTACCGGCACGCCGGCGCTGATTTTCGGCAGCGGCCGTATCGTCTCCGGCGCGATTCCGCGCCAGCAGATCGAACAGCTGCTCGACGGCAAGTAA
- a CDS encoding UbiH/UbiF family hydroxylase: MHYDADILIIGGGLVGTALAAALAKSTHSILLLEGRTPQTQAPSERWDNRVYAISRASQRLLSDIGAWQRLDAARIQPVSRMQITGDDGRSTLAFDALDAGLDALTTILESGNLQAALWQTAMAAPNVSVMAPAEPAAFAYDDDGVTVTLADGRSIRARLAVGADGANSWLRNGAGIDSSSKPYGQWGVVANFETELPHYGVARQWFFDDGILAWLPLAGKRISIVWSCDEARKDELLALPTAELDAKVAAAGGRALGELRCITPAAAFPLRLTHVRELVRAGVALVGDAAHTVHPLAGQGVNLGFGDVAELARVLAAADSTKLGDYLTLRRYERARREAIYVMQGACDGLQKLFNNRNPLLKTLRNTGLGLTDSLPWIKQQLIRHAMDA, translated from the coding sequence ATGCACTACGACGCAGACATACTGATTATCGGCGGTGGCCTTGTCGGCACCGCGCTGGCCGCCGCGCTGGCAAAAAGCACGCATTCCATCCTGCTGCTGGAAGGCCGCACGCCGCAGACGCAGGCGCCCAGCGAGCGTTGGGACAACCGCGTTTACGCGATCAGCCGCGCCAGCCAGCGACTGCTGAGCGACATCGGCGCGTGGCAGCGGCTCGACGCCGCGCGAATCCAGCCGGTATCGCGGATGCAGATCACCGGCGACGACGGCCGCAGCACGCTTGCTTTCGACGCGCTCGACGCCGGCCTCGATGCACTGACGACGATACTGGAAAGCGGCAATCTGCAAGCCGCATTGTGGCAAACCGCGATGGCGGCACCGAATGTCAGCGTAATGGCGCCGGCCGAACCGGCCGCGTTTGCCTACGACGACGACGGTGTTACCGTCACGCTCGCCGATGGCCGCAGCATCCGTGCAAGGCTGGCGGTGGGCGCCGACGGCGCCAATTCGTGGTTGCGCAATGGTGCCGGCATCGACAGCAGTTCAAAGCCCTACGGACAGTGGGGCGTGGTTGCCAATTTCGAAACCGAGCTGCCGCATTATGGCGTTGCGCGGCAGTGGTTTTTCGACGATGGCATCCTCGCGTGGTTGCCGCTGGCCGGCAAGCGCATCTCGATCGTCTGGTCGTGCGATGAGGCGCGCAAGGATGAACTTCTGGCGCTGCCGACGGCCGAACTCGACGCCAAGGTCGCCGCGGCCGGTGGCCGTGCGCTCGGCGAGCTGCGTTGCATCACCCCGGCGGCGGCGTTTCCGTTGCGGCTGACGCATGTGCGCGAGCTGGTTCGCGCCGGCGTGGCGCTGGTCGGCGATGCGGCGCATACGGTGCATCCGCTCGCGGGGCAGGGCGTCAACCTCGGTTTTGGCGATGTAGCCGAACTGGCGCGGGTGCTGGCTGCGGCGGATTCGACCAAGCTGGGTGATTACCTGACCTTGCGCCGTTACGAACGTGCGCGGCGCGAGGCGATTTATGTCATGCAGGGCGCGTGCGACGGCCTGCAGAAGCTGTTCAACAACCGCAATCCGCTTTTGAAGACGCTGCGAAACACCGGGCTGGGCCTGACCGATTCGCTACCATGGATTAAACAACAACTGATTCGCCACGCGATGGACGCGTGA
- a CDS encoding DNA internalization-related competence protein ComEC/Rec2 has product MPTCLILIAFVAGVCLLQRLSTLPALWPALLVIAVACALAIAFARLRVLAYALIAAALGFGYADYRAQLRLAERLPAALEQQTIVADGYIADLPQQSRFGWRFNFVVQASDTAGLPRRVQVNSYGKTLQPHAGERWRLTLRPKRPHGLANPGGFDLERWLLGENIGATASVKSAERQAGHAWQASINRLREALRNRLQMQLGDAPYRGVVIALAIGDQGGVPKDQWQRFATTGVTHLISVSGLHITLWATLLGALVNTGWRRVPWLVARVPAQRAALVAGVLAALGYSLLSGLSVPTQRTLLMLLIAAIGLWRGHSSAPLFTWLLALATVVLVDPFAVLSVGFWLSFLTVGALLFACANTLGKAAPWRSWISAQWAATLASFPVLALVFQQLPVISPIANALAIPLVSMIVTPLALVGLLDPSGTLPWLAERAFALTDRYLQLCALAPVLSMAAPPTWAWLPAALGVLLWLAPRGLPGRWYAPVLLLPLIAAAPPPLAEGHFRATVIDIGQGLAVLVQTGSHTLLYDSGPPTASDRALLPLLRAQGITRLDTLMISHNDNDHSGGAEAVLRALAVGELHSTLPAGHPARAPIGNTPHRDCIAGQSWHWDGVRFDVLWPAAGATFRNDNAGSCTLRISSADGHALLLAGDLGRNEEIDLVSQGLAETAIVVAPHHGSRSSSSQMLIDATRPQWVVFSAGYLNRFRHPHPSIVDRYDNAEAGILRTDNDGAVTFDVGKDIQVRRWREQYRPYWSATAAQALPLPVTDAD; this is encoded by the coding sequence GTGCCCACCTGCCTGATCCTCATCGCTTTTGTCGCCGGCGTCTGCCTCTTGCAGCGCCTGTCCACCCTGCCCGCCTTGTGGCCGGCGCTGCTTGTCATCGCCGTGGCATGCGCGCTGGCGATCGCCTTTGCGCGACTGCGCGTGCTGGCGTATGCGCTGATCGCCGCCGCGCTTGGCTTTGGCTACGCCGACTACCGCGCCCAGTTGCGGCTGGCCGAACGCCTGCCCGCCGCGCTGGAACAACAAACGATCGTCGCCGATGGCTATATCGCCGATCTACCGCAGCAAAGCCGCTTTGGCTGGCGCTTTAATTTCGTGGTGCAAGCCAGCGATACCGCCGGCTTGCCCCGCCGCGTGCAGGTCAACAGCTACGGCAAGACCTTGCAACCGCACGCGGGTGAACGCTGGCGATTAACGCTACGGCCCAAGCGTCCGCATGGCCTCGCCAATCCCGGTGGCTTCGATCTGGAGCGCTGGCTGCTGGGTGAAAATATCGGTGCGACCGCCAGCGTCAAATCGGCCGAACGGCAAGCCGGCCATGCCTGGCAAGCCAGCATCAACCGGCTGCGCGAAGCCTTGCGCAACCGGTTGCAGATGCAACTTGGCGATGCGCCATATCGCGGCGTCGTCATTGCGCTGGCCATTGGCGATCAGGGCGGCGTACCCAAGGATCAATGGCAGCGTTTCGCCACCACCGGCGTCACCCATTTGATCAGCGTGTCCGGCCTGCACATCACGCTCTGGGCAACGCTGCTCGGCGCGCTGGTCAACACCGGCTGGCGCCGTGTGCCGTGGCTGGTGGCACGGGTTCCGGCGCAGCGCGCGGCGCTCGTCGCCGGGGTACTGGCCGCGCTCGGTTACAGCCTGCTCTCGGGCCTGAGCGTGCCGACACAGCGCACGCTGCTGATGCTGCTGATCGCCGCCATCGGCCTATGGCGCGGCCACAGCAGCGCGCCGCTGTTCACCTGGCTGCTAGCGCTGGCCACGGTGGTACTGGTCGATCCGTTCGCGGTGCTGTCGGTCGGTTTCTGGCTGTCTTTTCTCACCGTCGGCGCGCTCTTGTTCGCCTGCGCCAACACGCTGGGCAAGGCCGCCCCTTGGCGCAGCTGGATAAGCGCGCAATGGGCCGCCACGCTGGCGAGCTTTCCGGTGCTGGCGCTGGTGTTTCAGCAACTGCCGGTGATCTCGCCGATCGCCAACGCGCTGGCGATTCCGCTGGTCAGCATGATCGTCACGCCCTTGGCGCTGGTCGGCCTGCTCGACCCGAGCGGCACGCTGCCGTGGCTGGCCGAGCGCGCGTTTGCGCTCACCGATCGCTATCTGCAACTGTGCGCACTGGCGCCGGTATTGAGCATGGCCGCACCGCCCACATGGGCATGGCTACCGGCGGCGCTGGGCGTGCTGCTGTGGCTGGCACCGCGCGGCCTGCCGGGGCGCTGGTACGCGCCGGTGCTGCTACTGCCGCTGATCGCAGCAGCGCCGCCGCCGCTCGCCGAGGGGCACTTTCGCGCCACGGTGATCGATATCGGTCAAGGTCTGGCGGTGCTGGTGCAAACCGGCTCACACACACTGCTGTACGACAGCGGCCCGCCCACGGCCAGCGACCGGGCGCTGTTACCGCTACTGCGCGCGCAGGGCATCACCAGACTCGACACCTTGATGATCTCGCACAACGATAACGACCACAGCGGCGGTGCCGAGGCGGTGTTGCGCGCACTGGCGGTCGGCGAACTGCATTCGACGCTCCCGGCCGGTCACCCTGCCCGTGCGCCGATCGGCAACACGCCGCATCGGGATTGCATCGCCGGCCAGTCGTGGCACTGGGACGGCGTGCGCTTCGATGTGCTCTGGCCCGCCGCCGGTGCGACGTTTCGCAACGACAACGCCGGGAGTTGCACGCTACGAATCAGCAGCGCCGACGGCCACGCGCTGCTGCTGGCCGGTGATCTCGGCCGCAACGAGGAAATCGACCTCGTCAGTCAGGGGCTGGCCGAAACCGCCATCGTCGTGGCGCCGCATCACGGCAGCCGTTCGTCATCGTCGCAAATGCTGATCGACGCGACGCGACCGCAATGGGTGGTGTTTTCCGCCGGTTATCTGAACCGTTTCCGCCATCCGCATCCAAGCATCGTCGATCGCTATGACAATGCCGAAGCGGGCATCCTGCGCACCGACAACGATGGCGCCGTCACCTTCGACGTCGGCAAGGACATCCAGGTTCGGCGCTGGCGCGAGCAATACCGGCCGTACTGGTCTGCCACCGCGGCACAGGCGCTGCCACTGCCTGTAACCGATGCGGACTGA
- a CDS encoding MOSC domain-containing protein — MPTLTALYRYPVKSIHGETLTHSRIGPSGLPDDRAWLVADRNGRFMTGRDWPQLVRVRADVGDTTLTLSAPGMPALSIARAAFTEAHPAQVWKDEFGAWHGPVEADQWLSDYLGCDARLLYTGESQRRVKQHPDIPLSFADGYPLLLIGEGSRRQLSDWAGQDFAMARFRPNLVIDGAEPFAEDGWTRIRIGEVILRMVKPCTRCVFTTVDPDSGEKSADQEPLRTLAKKRKGEGGVLFGQNVIAENSGRIETGMAVEILE; from the coding sequence ATGCCGACCTTGACCGCGCTATACCGCTACCCGGTGAAATCGATCCACGGTGAGACCTTGACGCACAGCCGCATCGGCCCAAGCGGCCTGCCCGACGACCGCGCCTGGCTGGTCGCCGATCGCAACGGCCGCTTCATGACCGGGCGCGACTGGCCACAACTGGTCCGGGTGCGTGCCGATGTAGGCGACACCACGCTGACGCTGAGCGCCCCCGGCATGCCGGCGCTGAGCATTGCGCGCGCGGCATTTACCGAAGCGCATCCGGCCCAGGTATGGAAGGACGAGTTCGGCGCCTGGCACGGCCCTGTCGAGGCCGATCAATGGCTATCGGACTACCTCGGCTGTGACGCGCGGCTGCTCTACACCGGCGAAAGCCAGCGGCGGGTCAAGCAGCATCCGGATATTCCGCTGTCGTTCGCCGATGGCTACCCCTTGCTGCTGATCGGCGAGGGTTCGCGCCGGCAGCTATCCGACTGGGCCGGGCAGGATTTCGCCATGGCACGCTTTCGCCCCAATCTGGTCATCGACGGCGCTGAACCCTTCGCCGAGGATGGCTGGACGCGCATCCGCATCGGCGAGGTGATCCTGCGCATGGTCAAACCGTGCACGCGCTGCGTCTTCACCACCGTCGACCCCGACAGCGGTGAAAAATCCGCCGATCAGGAACCGCTGCGCACGCTGGCCAAAAAGCGCAAGGGCGAAGGCGGCGTGCTGTTCGGCCAGAATGTCATCGCCGAGAACAGCGGCCGGATCGAGACCGGCATGGCGGTGGAAATACTCGAATGA